CAGGTCGGTGAACCAGTGCGTGCCATCGGCGCCGGTGGCGACGCCGTCGCTGATCGGCTTCGGCCCGGCCGGCGCGATCGCCGTGGCGATGGCCGCATCGTCGGCGCCTTCGCGCAGCAGCCGCGCCGGCAGGCGGTACCAGGTGGTGCCGTTCATCGCGCCGAAGTACAGCGTCTCGCGGTCGGCCGACAAGGTGATCGGGTTGATGCCCACGCGCGCCGGCTTGCCGCCGAAGTTCACCACCCGGCCATCGAT
This sequence is a window from Salifodinibacter halophilus. Protein-coding genes within it:
- a CDS encoding cupin — protein: IDGRVVNFGGKPARVGINPITLSADRETLYFGAMNGTTWYRLPARLLREGADDAAIATAIAPAGPKPISDGVATGADGTHWFTDL